The Equus quagga isolate Etosha38 chromosome 12, UCLA_HA_Equagga_1.0, whole genome shotgun sequence genome includes a region encoding these proteins:
- the SCRT2 gene encoding transcriptional repressor scratch 2 encodes MPRSFLVKKIKGDGFQCSGVPAPTYHPLETAYVLPGARGPPGDNGYAPHCLPPSSYDADQKPGLELAPAEPAYPPAAPEEYSDPESPQSSLSARYFRGEAAVTDSYSMDAFFISDGRSRRRRGGXXXXXXXXGDAGGGGRAGRAGAPAGGGHRHACAECGKTYATSSNLSRHKQTHRSLDSQLARKCPTCGKAYVSMPALAMHVLTHNLRHKCGVCGKAFSRPWLLQGHMRSHTGEKPFGCAHCGKAFADRSNLRAHMQTHSAFKHYRCRQCDKSFALKSYLHKHCEAACVKGAEPPPPPPAGPAS; translated from the exons ATGCCGCGCTCCTTCCTGGTAAAGAAGATCAAAGGGGACGGCTTTCAGTGCAGCGGGGTGCCGGCCCCCACCTACCACCCCTTGGAGACCGCCTACGTGCTGCCTGGTGCCCGGGGGCCGCCCGGGGACAACG GTTATGCCCCGCACTGCCTGCCCCCCAGCAGCTACGATGCGGACCAGAAGCCGGGCCTGGAGCTCGCGCCGGCCGAGCCCGCGTACCCGCCGGCGGCGCCCGAGGAGTACAGCGACCCCGAAAGCCCGCAGTCCAGCCTGTCGGCGCGCTACTTCCGCGGGGAGGCGGCCGTGACCGACAGCTACTCCATGGACGCCTTCTTCATCTCGGACGGCCGCtcgcggcggcggcgcggcgg NNNNNNNNNNNNNNNNNNNNNNNCGGGGGATGCCGGCGgcggggggcgggcggggcgcgcGGGGGCGCCGGCGGGGGGCGGGCACCGGCACGCGTGCGCCGAGTGCGGCAAAACGTACGCCACGTCGTCGAACCTGAGCCGCCACAAGCAGACGCACCGCAGCCTGGACAGCCAGCTGGCGCGCAAGTGCCCCACGTGCGGCAAGGCGTACGTGTCCATGCCCGCGCTCGCCATGCACGTGCTCACGCACAACCTGCGCCACAAGTGCGGCGTGTGCGGCAAGGCCTTCTCGCGGCCCTGGCTGCTGCAGGGCCACATGCGCTCGCACACGGGCGAGAAGCCGTTCGGCTGCGCGCACTGCGGCAAGGCCTTCGCCGACCGCTCCAACCTGCGCGCGCACATGCAGACGCACTCGGCCTTCAAGCACTACCGCTGCCGCCAGTGCGACAAGAGCTTCGCGCTCAAGTCCTACCTCCACAAGCACTGCGAGGCCGCGTGCGTCAAGGGCGCCGAGCCGCCCCCGCCGCCTCCCGCCGGGCCCGCCAGCTGA